A stretch of Triticum aestivum cultivar Chinese Spring chromosome 1D, IWGSC CS RefSeq v2.1, whole genome shotgun sequence DNA encodes these proteins:
- the LOC123181559 gene encoding protein STRICTOSIDINE SYNTHASE-LIKE 7 — protein MLYLYINTEASALKVHTLFTEAASSDKCKVSLPRHVVRAVQGLTASARRSSSARCPSQAPSSAMATGLGVTAKAVLLVLAPVVISVALYSPKDFSPAELPPEHSFGPDVSAPRHDARVLAASERIGEGLLPGPEDLAYDAAGGWLYTGCADGWVRRVSVPGGDVEDWAYTGGRPLGVVLAGDGGLVVADADKGLLKVRPDKTVEMLTDAAEGLKFALTDGVDIAADGTIYFTDASYKYSLADHFLDVLEARPHGRLMSFDPSTRRTSVLARDLYFANGVAVAPDQDSLIFCETVMRRCSRYHIRGDKAGTVESFIDSLPGLPDNIRYNGEGRYWIALSAGRTLQLDVLMWSPLVRKLVYMVGKYVMAVPQGLRDSGTMSVALNGEPATMYTDPGLALATGWLKVGGYLYYGSLASSYISRVDLTKSSIEA, from the exons ATGCTGTATCTATACATAAATACAGAAGCTTCCGCGCTGAAGGTACACACTCTGTTCACGGAGGCGGCCAGCTCAGATAAGTGCAAGGTCTCACTGCCTCGGCACGTCGTTCGTGCAGTGCAAGGTCTCACTGCCTCGGCACGTCGTTCGTCCAGTGCAAGGTGTCCCTCCCAGGCTCCCAGCTCTGCGATGGCGACCGGGCTAGGAGTCACCGCGAAGGCCGTGCTGCTGGTGCTAGCGCCGGTGGTGATCTCCGTGGCGCTGTACAGCCCCAAGGACTTCTCTCCGGCGGAGCTGCCGCCCGAGCACAGCTTCGGCCCCGACGTTTCCGCGCCGCGGCACGACGCCCGCGTGCTGGCCGCGAGCGAGCGGATCGGGGAGGGGCTGCTCCCGGGCCCCGAGGACCTGGCCTACGACGCCGCCGGCGGGTGGCTGTACACCGGGTGCGCCGACGGGTGGGTCCGCCGCGTGAGCGTTCCTGGCGGGGACGTGGAGGACTGGGCCTACACCGGCGGCCGCCCGCTCGGCGTCGTGCTCGCGGGCGACGGCGGCCTCGTCGTGGCGGACGCGGATAAG GGCTTGCTAAAGGTGAGGCCGGACAAGACGGTGGAGATGCTGACGGACGCGGCGGAGGGCCTCAAGTTCGCCCTGACGGACGGCGTGGACATCGCCGCCGACGGCACCATCTACTTCACCGACGCCTCGTACAAGTACAGCCTCGCGGACCACTTTCTGGACGTGCTCGAGGCACGGCCCCACGGCCGGCTCATGAGCTTCGACCCCTCCACGCGCCGGACCTCCGTGCTCGCCCGCGACCTCTACTTCGCCAACGGCGTCGCCGTCGCGCCGGACCAGGACTCGCTTATCTTCTGTGAGACGGTCAT GAGGAGGTGCTCGAGGTACCACATCAGGGGCGACAAGGCAGGCACGGTGGAGAGCTTCATCGACAGCCTGCCGGGGCTCCCGGACAACATCCGATACAACGGCGAGGGCCGGTACTGGATCGCGCTCTCGGCG ggGAGGACGCTGCAGTTGGACGTGTTGATGTGGTCGCCCTTGGTGCGGAAGCTCGTGTACATGGTGGGGAAGTACGTGATGGCGGTGCCGCAGGGCCTGAGGGACTCGGGGACGATGAGCGTGGCTCTAAACGGCGAGCCGGCGACCATGTACACTGACCCGGGACTCGCGCTCGCCACCGGCTGGCTCAAGGTCGGGGGCTACCTCTACTACGGGTCGCTGGCAAGCTCGTACATCAGCAGGGTCGACCTCACCAAATCATCCATCGAAGCCTAG
- the LOC123168641 gene encoding glutathione S-transferase F11 produces the protein MPGAVKVFGSPTSSEVARVLACLFEKDVEFQLIRVDSFRGPNRMPQYLKLQPHGEALTFEDGSVTLVESRKILRHIADKYKRQGNLDLIGTGALERSSIEQWLQTEAQSFDVPSADMIYSLAYLPRTMPLDGRNDGGAGRQQKQQRDMMMSPSHMQKVEEMKQLFEKSSRDLSKVLDIYDQRLEEAEYLAGDKFTLADLSHMPNADRLASDERSARLIQSRRNVSRWWADVSSRESWVYVKSLQRPPSAEAPF, from the exons ATGCCGGGAGCCGTGAAGGTGTTCGGGTCGCCGACGTCGTCGGAGGTCGCCCGCGTCCTGGCGTGCCTCTTCGAGAAGGATGTCGAGTTCCAGCTCATCCGCGTCGACTCCTTCCGCGGCCCCAACCGCATGCCCCAGTACCTCAAGCTGCAGCCGCACGGCGAGGCGCTCACCTTCGAGGACGGCAGCGTCACCCTCGTCG AGTCGAGGAAGATCCTGAGGCACATCGCCGACAAGTACAAGAGGCAGGGGAACCTGGACCTCATCGGGACGGGGGCGCTGGAGCGCTCGTCAATCGAGCAGTGGCTGCAGACGGAGGCGCAGAGCTTCGACGTGCCCAGCGCCGACATGATCTACAGCCTCGCCTACCTGCCGCGCACCATGCCGCTCGACGGGAGGAATGACGGCGGCGCCGGCAGGCAGCAGAAGCAGCAGCGGGACATGATGATGAGCCCGTCCCACATGCAGAAGGTGGAGGAGATGAAGCAGCTGTTCGAGAAGAGCAGCAGGGATCTGAGCAAGGTGCTGGACATCTACGACCAGCGGCTTGAGGAGGCCGAGTACCTCGCCGGCGACAAGTTCACCCTTGCTGACCTCTCCCACATGCCCAACGCCGACCGCCTCGCCTCCGACGAGCGCTCTGCCCGCCTCATCCAGTCCCGCAGGAACGTCAGTCGCTGGTGGGCCGACGTCTCGAGCCGCGAGTCCTGGGTGTACGTCAAGAGCCTGCAGCGCCCGCCGTCCGCCGAGGCGCCATTCTGA